One genomic window of Arachis stenosperma cultivar V10309 chromosome 10, arast.V10309.gnm1.PFL2, whole genome shotgun sequence includes the following:
- the LOC130956111 gene encoding integrin-linked protein kinase 1 — protein sequence METKNPSRFTLMKQSSLAPEHRREEGSELHNDGNGEEGIHPGVRLMYSANENDLEGIREVLDSGVSVNFRDIDDRTALHVAACQGLTDVVSLLLEKGAEVDAKDRWGSTPLADAIFYKNNDVIKLLEQNGAKPLMAPMHVHHAREVPEYEINPKELDFTNSVEITKGTFCSAFWRGTEVAVKKLGEDVITDEEKVKAFRDELALFLKIRHPNVVQFLGAVTQSSPMMIVTEYLPKGDLRAFLGRKGALKPSTAVKFALDIARGVGYLHENKPSPIIHRDLEPSNILRDDSGHLKVADFGVSKLLAVKEDRPLTCQDTSCRYVAPEVFKQEEYDTKVDVFSFALILQEMIEGCPPFSSKKEDEVPKVYAAKERPPFRAPAKRYAHGIRELIEDCWNENPAKRPTFRQIIPRLESIYNTIGQKGRWKVKPLKCFQNLEALLKRDRSNFSSRGSSSRSRSSRI from the exons ATGGAGACGAAAAACCCTTCGAGGTTTACGCTGATGAAGCAATCATCATTGGCACCAGAACACCGCAGAGAAGAAGGATCAGAGCTCCACAACGATGGTAATGGCGAGGAAGGTATCCATCCGGGTGTGAGGTTGATGTATTCGGCGAACGAGAACGATCTTGAGGGTATTCGTGAAGTTTTGGATTCGGGTGTGAGCGTCAATTTCAGAGACATTGATGACCGTACTGCACTTCACGTTGCTGCGTGTCAGGGATTAACCGATGTGGTTTCTTTGTTGCTCGAGAAAGGAGCTGAAGTCGACGCCAAAGATCGCTGGGGGAGCACG CCACTTGCAGAtgctatattttataaaaacaatGATGTGATCAAACTATTGGAGCAGAATGGAGCAAAGCCTTTG ATGGCCCCTATGCATGTTCATCATGCACGTGAAGTACCAGAATATGAAATCAATCCTAAAGAACTTGATTTTACCAATAGTGTGGAGATAACAAAG GGCACTTTCTGTAGTGCATTCTGGCGTGGGACAGAGGTTGCAGTAAAAAAACTTGGGGAGGACGTAATTACTGACGAGGAGAAAGT GAAGGCCTTTAGAGATGAGCTTGCACTATTCCTGAAGATCCGGCATCCAAATGTAGTTCAGTTTCTGGGTGCTGTGACACAGAGTAGCCCGATGATGATCGTGACAGAATATCTTCCCAAG GGAGATCTCCGTGCATTCTTGGGAAGAAAAGGAGCTTTGAAACCTTCAACAGCTGTGAAATTTGCACTTGATATTGCCAG GGGAGTGGGTTATTTACATGAGAATAAGCCGTCACCAATCATTCACCGTGATCTCGAGCCTTC TAACATATTGCGGGATGATTCGGGACACCTAAAAGTTGCAGACTTTGGGGTTAGCAAGTTGCTGGCAGTTAAAGAAGACAGACCTCTAACTTGCCAAGATACATCTT GCCGCTATGTTGCTCCTGAAGttttcaaacaagaagaatatGACACCAAAGTAGATGTATTCTCATTTGCGTTAATCCTGCAAGAG ATGATTGAAGGTTGTCCACCATTTTCTTCAAAGAAAGAAGATGAAGTTCCTAAGGTATATGCTGCAAAAGAGCGTCCACCTTTTCGAGCTCCAGCCAAGCGTTATGCTCATGGGATAAGAGA ATTGATTGAAGATTGCTGGAATGAAAATCCAGCAAAGAGACCAACATTTAGACAAATAATACCAAGGCTGGAATCCATCTACAACACTATTGGTCAAAAAGGACGTTGGAAG GTTAAACCGTTGAAATGCTTCCAGAATCTGGAGGCCTTGTTGAAGAGGGATCGTTCGAATTTTAGCAGCCGAGGCAGTTCATCGCGTTCAAGGTCCAGCCGGATATGA